Below is a genomic region from Aurantimonas sp. HBX-1.
GACTATGCAGGTGGAGTCGTTACTTTTCCTTGAGGGAACGTCGCCCAATTCGAGCGATCGGCAGCGACCGTCGCGGCGAAACGCTCGCGCGGGCCCGCCGCCACCGAGGCCACAGGCTCGGCGGAGGAGCGGAGGGGGCGCTGCGCGCCGGGAGCCGTGCCTTGATCCGGATCAAGGCGAACCGGTGTCGCGGCTGTCACAGGATCGACGAAACACCGCGCCGCGCCGGCACCGACACTGTCGCGGCGAACGATCCTGGAGAGGACACCGATCATGCGGAATCAAGTCGAGGCGATCCTCGTCGGCGTTGCTGCCTTCGTGGCGATGCTGGGCGCGGCCTTCGCCCGGGATTCGGAATTCGCCGCCCATGCCTGGGTGCTGTTCTTCGTCCTGGCAGCGGCAACGGTGCTGCTGCTGCGACGGATCGAGTTCCTGCCCGCCGGGCAGGCCGCGCCACGCTCGCCGGACACCGGCTACATGGACGAGGTCGTCCGCTACGGGGTGATCGCGACGATGACCTGGGGTGTCGTCGGCTTCCTCGTCGGCGTCGTCGTCGCCTCGCAGCTCGCCTGGCCGGCCTTCAACATCGAGCCCTGGTTCAACTTCGGCCGGATGCGCCCGCTGCACACCTCGGCGGTGATCTTCGCCTTCGGCGGCAACGCCCTGATCGCCACGTCCTTCTACGTCGTCCAGCGCACCACGCGGGCGCGGCTGTGGGGCGGCAATCTCGCCTGGTTCGTGTTCTGGGGCTACCAGCTGTTCATCGTGCTGGCGGCCACCGGCTACCTGCTCGGCATCACCCAGAGCCGCGAATATGCCGAGCCCGAGTGGTATGTCGACCTGTGGCTGACGGTCGTCTGGGTCGCGTATCTCGCGGTCTTCATGGGCACGCTGATCCGCCGCAAGGAACCGCACATCTACGTCGCCAACTGGTTCTATCTGTCCTTCATCGTGACCATCGCGATGCTGCACGTGGTCAACAACCTGTCGCTGCCGGTGTCGCTGCTGGGGGCCAAGAGCTACTCGGCCTTCTCCGGCGTCCAGGACGCGCTGACGCAGTGGTGGTACGGCCACAATGCCGTCGGCTTCTTCCTCACCGCCGGCTTCCTCGGGATGATGTACTACTTCATTCCGAAGCAGGCCGAGCGCCCGGTCTATTCCTACCGGCTGTCGATCATCCACTTCTGGTCGCTGATCTTCCTCTACATCTGGGCCGGCCCGCACCACCTGCACTACACCGCGCTGCCGGACTGGGCGCAGACCCTCGGAATGGTGTTCTCGGTGATGCTGTGGATGCCGTCCTGGGGCGGCATGATCAACGGCCTGATGACGCTGCAGGGCGCCTGGGACAAGCTGCGCACCGACCCGATCCTGCGGATGATGGTGATCTCCGTCGCCTTCTACGGCATGTCGACCTTCGAGGGGCCGATGATGTCGATCAAGGCGGTCAACTCGCTCAGCCACTACACCGACTGGACCATCGGCCACGTGCACTCGGGCGCGCTCGGCTGGAACGGCCTGATCACCTTCGGGGCGATCTACTACCTCGTGCCGAAGCTCTGGAACCGCCAGCGGCTCTACAGCCTGCGCCTGGTCAACTGGCACTTCTGGCTCGCGACGCTCGGCATCGTCGTCTACGCCGCGGTGATGTGGGTGGCCGGCATCATGCAGGGCCTGATGTGGCGCGAGTACGACGCCGAGGGATACCTCGTCTACTCCTTCGCCGAGACGATCGCCGCGATGCATCCCTACTACATGCTGCGGACCTTCGGCGGGCTGCTCTACCTCGCCGGCGCGCTGATCATGGCCTTCAACATCTTCCGCACCATCCGGGGCGACGTCCGCGAGGAGGCCCCGATGGGCCGCCGCGCGCCAGTCGCAGCGCCCGCAGAGTAAGGACCAGCAGTCATGGCATCCACAGAGAAGAAGTCCCTGCTCAAGCACCACGGCACGATCGAACGCAACGCCACGCTGCTGCTCGTCGGATCGCTGCTGGTCGTGTCGGTGGGCGGCATCGTCGAGATCGCGCCGCTGTTCTATCTCGAGAACACGATCGAGAAGGTGGAGGGGATGCGGCCCTATTCGCCGCTCGAGCTCGCCGGCCGGAACATCTACATCCGCGAAGGCTGCTACGTCTGCCACAGCCAGATGATCCGGCCGTTCCGCGACGAGGTCGAACGCTACGGCCACTACAGCCTCGCCGCGGAGTCGATGTACGACCATCCGTTCCAGTGGGGCTCCAAGCGCACCGGTCCGGACCTCGCCCGCGTCGGCGGCCGCTACTCGGACGAGTGGCACGTCCAGCATCTGATCGACCCGCGCTCGGTGGTGCCGGAATCGATCATGCCGACCTACGCCTTCCTCTCCCGCGACCTCGACATGGCCGATCCGGCCGGCCACCTCGCGGCCAATCGCGGCGTCGGCGTTCCCTACACCGACGCGATGATCGAGAGCGCCCGCGCCGACCTCGAAGCCCAGGCCAATCCGGACGCCGACACGTCGGGCCTGCTCGAGCGCTATCCCAAGGCGGTGGTCAGCAATTTCGACGGCAATGCCCGGCATCTGAGCGAGATGGATGCCCTGGTCGCCTACCTGCAGATGCTCGGAACGCTCGTCGACTTCTCGGTCTACGAGCCCGAACAGAACGACCGCTAGGAGCGAGGGAATGGACTACCAAACCATGCGGAGTTTTGCCGACAGCTGGGCGCTGCTGGCCATGACCCTGTTCTTCGTCGGCGTCGTCTTCTGGGTGCTGCGGCCCGGCGGGCGCAAGAGCGCCGACGACGCCGCGAATATCCCGTTCAAGGAGGACTGAGATGGCCGACGAGAAGGAAGTCGACGCCGCGACCGGCGTCGAGACGACCGGCCACGTGTGGGACGGGATCCGCGAGCTGGACAATCCCATGCCGCGCTGGTGGCTGTGGACGTTCTACGCCACAATCGCCTTCGCGGCGGTCTACACCGTGCTCTATCCGGCCTGGCCGCTGGTCAATTCGGCGACGACCGGGCTACTCGGCTGGTCGAGCCGGGCCGACCTCAGGACGGAGATATCGGCGGTGGACATGCTGAATGTCGACCGCGAGACCGCCATCCAGACCACCGATGTCTCGAAGATCGCGGCCAGCCCGGAACTGCGCCAGTATGCCGTTGCGGCCGGGCGCGCCGCCTTCAAGGTGAACTGCGTCCAGTGCCACGGCTCCGGCGCTCAGGGCGGGCCGGGCTATCCCAACCTCAACGACGACGCGTGGATCTGGGGCGGCACGATCGAGGAGATCCACCTGTCGATCCAGCACGGCATCCGCTACGGCGCCGACGAGGCGACCCGCTACTCTGAAATGCCGGCCTTCGGCCGCGACGGCATTCTCGACCGCGCCCAGATCTCGGACGTCGCCTGGTATGTCCGCCAGCTCTCCGGACAGGAGGCGGACGCTGCGGGGGCCGAGCGTGGTGCGCCGCTGTTTGCCGAGAACTGCGCCGCCTGTCACGGCGAATCAGGCGAGGGCATGCGCGAGATGGGTGCACCGCGGCTCAACGACGCGATCTGGCTCTACGGGGGCAGTCATGAGGAGATCGCCAGACAGGTGACCCTGCCGCGGCATGGCGTCATGCCGGGATGGGAAGACCGGCTGGGCGAGGGGACGGTGAAGGAACTCGCCGTCTACGTCCACAGCCTCGGCGGCGGCGAACAGCCGGCCGCGCAATAGGGCCAGCTGGGCTGCGGAGCCGGGCCACGTGCCCGGCCCCGCAAGGTTGCCGGCGCGCCCGCACCATAGCTTGACGCAGATCAAGGTGGCCTTGCGGCCACCTCTTTATGCGGGACGGTACCGGCGGCGTCGCTGCCCGGATACGAGGATCTCGACAATCCCATGCTGCACCAGCCTGACATCGGCAAGATCGACGTCGAAGCCGTCAACACCGCCGCCCGACAGCAGAGCCGACCGCTCTACGCGCCGCGCCAGAAGATCCACCCGAAGCGCGCCGATGGGCGGTTCCGCCGGCTGAAATGGATCATCATGGCGCTGACCCTCGGCGTCTACTACGTGACGCCGTGGCTGCGCTGGGACCGCGGCCAATACGCTCCGGACCAGGCGGTGCTGATCGACATCGCCAACCGCCGCTTCTACTTCTTCTTCATCGAGATCTGGCCGCAGGAGTTCTTCTTCGTGGCCGGCCTCCTGGTGATGGCCGGCGTCGGGCTGTTCCTGGTCACCTCGGTCGCCGGCCGGGCCTGGTGCGGCTATGCCTGCCCGCAGACGGTTTGGACCGATCTCTTCCTCGTCGTCGAGCGGTTCTTCGAGGGCGACCGCAACGCCCGCATCCGCCTCGACAAGGCGCCGTGGAGCTTCGACAAGGTCCGCAAGCGCGTCCTCAAGCACGCCACCTGGCTGGTCATCGCGGTGGCGACCGGCGGCGCCTGGATCTTCTATTTCGCCGACGCCCCGACGCTGCTGCGGGACTTCCTCAGCGGATCGGCGCCGTTCGTCGCCTATGCGACCGTCGGCATCCTCACCGCCACCACCTACGTGCTCGGCGCGCTGATGCGCGAACAGGTCTGCATCTACATGTGCCCCTGGCCGCGCATCCAGGCGGCGATGCTCGACGAGGATTCGCTCGTCGTCACCTACAACGACTGGCGCGGCGAGCCGCGGACGCACGGCGCCAAGAAGGCCGCCGCCGCCGGCATCCCGGCCGGCGACTGCGTCGACTGCAACGCCTGCGTCGCGGTCTGCCCCACCGGCATCGACATCCGCGAAGGCCAGCAGCTCGCCTGCATCACCTGCGCCCTTTGCATCGACGCCTGCGACGGCGTCATGGACAAGCTCGGCCGCGAGCGCGGGCTTATCTCCTACGCGACGCTGCGCGACTACGACGCCAACATGGCGATCGCCACCGATCCGCTCACCGGCGCGATCGATCCGGCGCGGGTGCGCGAGCCGGACGGCCGCTTCCGCGCCGGCCTCAAGCATTTCGACTGGCGGGTGCTGCTGCGGACCCGGACGCTGGTCTACACGGCGCTCTGGGCGGCCATCGGCATCGCCCTGATCGTCGCGCTGCTCTCCCGCGAGCGGCTGCAGGTGACCGTCCAGCACGACCGCAACCCGGTCGCGGTGACGCTCAGCGACGGCTCGATCCGCAACGGCTACACGGTCAAGCTGCTCAACATGATCGCCGAGCCCCGGACCATCAGCCTGCGCCTCGAGGGGCTGCCCGGCGCGACGATGCAGATCCCGGACCTTGCCGCGCCGGCGGGGACCGAGTTCGCCGTGCCGGTCGAGCCCGACCGGCTGCGCACCCTGCGGGTCTTCGTCGCGCAGGCGCCGGATGCGGTGCGGCCTGGCGCGAGCGACTTCGACTTCGTCGTGGCCGACCCGTCGTCCGCCGAGACCGACAGCTACACAGCCATCTTCGAGAGCCCGGAGCGTTGACATGATCGGACGTCTGTTCGGCACGACCCAGTTCACCGGCCGGCACATGGCGGCGGTCATGGTGCTGTTCTTCGGCACGATCATCGCCGTCAACTTCACCATGGCGTTCCTGGCGACCTCCACCTGGAGCGGTCTCGTGGTCGGCAACTCCTATGTCGAGAGCCAGCGCTTCAACACGGTGACGGCGACCCGGGAGCGTCAGGCGGCGCGCGGGTGGTCGATCGACACGCGCTACGCGGACGGGCGCTTCGCAGTTGCGCTCGCCGATCGCGAGGGCCGGGCCGTCGGCGCCGACAGCGTCACCGCCGCCATCGGACGGCCCGCCTCGGCGCAGCAGGATCGGACCCTGACATTGCTGCCGCTGCGGGAAGGCGGCTTCGGCGGCGACACCGACCTCGCGCCGGGGCTCTGGGAAGCCGACGTGATCGTCGAGACCGCCGGCAAGGAACGCTGGGAGAAGCGTGTCCGCTTGCATGTGGAGGCGCATCGATGAGCTGCTGCGGCGGTGGGCTGGCGGCCGGCCTCGCCGGCGAAACCAACGATCCTGCGCGGCTCCTCCAGGCGGAGGAACTGGCGCATGCCGGTCGTGTCCAGGACGACGGGACGGTGCAGTACGTGTTCTCGGTTCCGGACGTTTCCTGCGGCCGGTGCATCTCCACCATCGAGGGGGCACTGTCGGGGCTGGAAGGCGTCGTCGCGGCGCGGGTGAACCTGACGATGCGGCGGGTGACGGTGACGCTCGACTCGCCGGACCGCCCGGCGCTTATCGTGCCGGACACGCTGGAGCGGGTCGGGTTTCGCGCCACGTCGATCGACCTCGGCGATCTCGACGTCCTGGAGCAGCAGCGGGAATCGGCGCGGCTTCTGAAGGCCCTGGCGGTCGCGGGCTTTGCCGCCGCCAACATCATGCTCCTCTCGGTGTCGGTCTGGTCCGGGGCGGATGCGGCGACGCGCGACCTGTTCCATCTCGTCTCGGCGCTGATCGCCGTACCGACCATCGCCTATTCCGGCCAGGTGTTCTTCCGCTCGGCCTTCGCCGCCTTGCGCGCCGGGCGGATGAACATGGACGTGCCGATCTCGCTCGGCGTCCTGCTCGCCCTCGGCATGAGCCTCGCCCAGAGCCTCACCGGCGGCGAGGAGGCCTATTTCGACGCCGCCGTGACGCTGCTGTTCTTCCTGCTCATCGGCCGCTTCCTCGACCAGCGCATGCGCGAGCGCGCCCGCAGCGCCGTCACCTCGCTGACCCGGCTGGCGGCCAAGGGCGCGACCGCCGTCGAGGGCGACACACTGCGCTACGTGCCGCTGGACGAGGTCCGGCCCGGGATGATCCTGCGCGTGGCGGCCGGCGAACGCGTGCCGGTCGACGCCGAGATCCTGCGCGGAACGAGCGCGCTCGACCGCTCGCTCGTCACCGGCGAGAGCGAGCCGTCGCCGGCGATCGTCGGCGATCGGATCGAGGCAGGGACGCTCAATCTCACCGGCCCGCTCGACATGCGGGCGCTCAAGGCCGCCAGGGACTCCTTCCTCGCCGAGATCGTGCGGATGATGGAGGCGGCGGAGGTCGGGCGCGGCCATTACGTCCGCATCGCCGACCGCATGGCGCGCATCTATGCGCCGGCCGTGCATGTCCTGGCGGGCGCCAGCTTTTTCGGCTGGCTCCTGGCCACCGGCGGCGACTGGTACCAGGCCCTCGTTATCGCCATCGCCGTTCTGATCATCACCTGTCCCTGCGCGCTGGGCCTGGCGGTACCGGTCGTCCACGTGCTCGGGGCGTCGCGGCTGTTCGAGGCGGGCATCCTGATGAAGGACGGCTCGGCGCTGGAACGGCTCGCCGAGATCGACCGCGTGGTCCTCGACAAGACCGGCACGCTGACCACCGGCACGCCGCTCGTCGTCCGCTCGGACATCGGCGAGGGCGCATCGACCGCCTGGGCGCGGGCGCTGGCCGGCCACTCCTCCCACCCGGCCTCGCGCGCCGTGCGGGCGTTTCTCGGGGCGGGGCCTGCCCTGCCGCTCGCCGACATTCGCGAAGTCGCGGGATGCGGCATCGAGGCACGCAGCGACGATGGCCGCCTGATGCGGCTCGGCCGGGCCGACTGGGCCGCGGCGATCGCCGCGCCCGGTGTGGCGCTGCCCGGCGACGGGCCGGCCTTCGCCGTCGAAGGCGGCGCATGTGCCGGGTTCGTGCTCGCCGAGACGCTGCGCGCCGACACGAAGGCGGCCATCGCGGCGCTGGCCGACGCCGGGCTCGGGGTCGAACTGCTGTCCGGCGACGCCGCCGGCCCGGTCGGGCGGCTGGCGCAGGGGCTGGGGATCGAACGCTTCGCCTCCGTCCAGACGCCGGCGATGAAGATCGACCGCATCCGCGCGTTGCAGCAGGAGGGCCACCGCGTGCTCATGGTGGGCGACGGGCTCAATGACGCGCCGAGTCTTGCCGCCGGCGACGTCTCCATGGCGCCGGCCTCGGCCTGCGACGCCGGGCGGCAGGCGGCGGACTTCGTATTTACCCGCGACAGTCTCCTGGCGGTGCCCTTCGCGCATCGCATCGCGCTGCGGGCGAAGGATCTGGTGCGGCAGAACTTCGGCCTGGCGATCCTCTACAACTGCTTCGCGGTGCCGTTGGCGGTGGCGGGTTATGTCACGCCGCTGGTGGCGGCCATCGCCATGTCCACCTCGTCGATCATCGTCATCGGCAACAGCCTCCGGCTGACCGCCGGTCGGCGGGAGCGGCAATTCGTCGGCGCGCCGGCGACGCGGCAACCCGCGGACGCGTCGGCGGGCGCTGCGGCGTCCGCGGTGGCCGCGCAGCCCTTGCAGGAGCGGGCGGCATGAATCTTCTGATCGTGCTGATCCCGGTGGCGCTGGGGCTCGGGGCGCTCGGGCTCGCGGCGTTTCTGTGGAGCCTCAACAGCGGCCAGTTCGACGACCTCGACGGCTCGGCGGAACGGATGCTGGAGGATGACCAGCCGCTGCCCTGAGCAAGGCGCATCAACGGCGGGACTCCGGCCGTATCGCCCGGGCTGACATGCGTCGGCTCTCGCGCCGCGGAGGGAACGCACCCGGCCGCGAAACGTCTCGCAGTGACGGCATTCGTCGCAACCCGGTCCGGCCCCATCGTGCCGTCCGGACAATCAGGAGTTCATCGATGATCCTTGCCAACGGAACGATCGTGGCCGTCGCCGACGGAAAGACCCTCAAGCTCTTCCACAACAAGGGAACCGAGACCCAGTTGGAGCTCGCGCCGATGGCCGAGCCCAGCCTGGACGCCGGCAACGCCGGATCGGGCGCGCGGCACCAGAGCTCGTCGGCCAACCCGGATTCCAGCCGCGGCGACGAAGACGCCTTCGCGGCGGCCAGCGCCGAGCATCTCAACCAGATGGCGCTCAAGAACAAGCTCGAGCACCTCTTCGTCATCGCTGACCCGCGGACGCTCGGCGAAATGCGCAAGCACTATCACGCCAACCTCAAGGGCAAGATCGTCGGTGACCTCGCTAAGGACCTGACCGGCCACTCAGTCGAGGACATTGCCGCAGCGATCCACAAGGCCTGATCGGGCGGCATTCCGTCTCATCGGACATCGGGCCGGCGCGCTTCGGAAGACGCGCCGGCCGCGCTGCCGCACAGGCTTCGTCCGCCCTGGTCTCGGCATTGCCGCGTCCGTGGGCACGTTGCACAGCGTTCGCTCCGCGCCTGCCGATTCAATCCGCAGGCCACTGCCGCCATCCCGCTTGACCGCCCTCCGGCCATCCGTCAGTCTGTATTTGTGTAGACAAATACAGGGGCGAAGAAATGGGTCTGGTTTCCAAGACAGGCTGCGCAGTCGGTGTGATACTCGCCGGGCTCACCGGCGCTCATGCCCAGACCACGAGCGTCAACCTCGGCCTGTCCGGCTGGACCGGCTTCGCGCCGCTGACGCTCGCCAAGGAGGCCGGGATCTTCGAGAAGAACGGCCTCGACGTCACGCTCTCCAAGATCCCGCAGGCGAGCCGGCATCTCGCCATCGCCTCGGGCGACATCCAGTGCGCGGCGACGACGGTCGAGACCTGGATCGCGTGGAACGCCAATGGCGTGGCGACGACGCAGATCTTCCAGATGGACAAGAGCTACGGCGCCGACGGTATCGTGGTTCGCGGCGACATCGAGAGCTTCGCGGACCTGAAGGGCAAGACGATCGCGGCCTCGACGCCGGGCACCTCGCCGTATTTCCTGCTGGCCTGGATGCTGAACGAGAACGGCATGTCGCTCGACGACGTCTCGGTGGTGAACATGGAGCCGGGACCGGCGGCGCAGGCCTTCGTCGCCGGCCAGAACGATGCGGCGATGACCTACGAGCCGTATCTGTCGACGGTGCGCGATGCGCCCGACTCCGGCAAGATCCTCGCCACCACGCTGGATTATCCGGCGGTGATGGACACGGTCGGCTGCACGCCGGCCTTCCTCGAGGAGAACCCGGAAGCGGCCAAGGCGCTCGCCGAAAGCTATTTCGAGGCGCTGGAGATGATCGAGAGCGACAAGGACCGCGCCTACGAGATCATGGGCGCCGACGTCAACCAGACGGCCGAGCAGTTCGCCGCCTCCGCCTCGCATCTGCGGTGGCAGGACCGCGAGGCCAACAAGACATTCTTCGCCGGCGAATGGCGCGAGTTCTCCGATGCTGCCGCCGATCTCCTGCTCGACATCGGCGTGATCCGCGAGAAGCCGCAGATCGACGGCCTCGCCGATCCGAGCTTCATCCAGTAAAGGCATTCGCCTGTGTTCCGCGGCGGCCGGTTCCGACCGGCTGCCGCGGCCCTTGATCCGACAAGCGCCGGGCCCCGCACGATGATCCGACCCTTCCAGCCGGTGGATGCGCGCACCCGCGTCCTTCTCGGCTTTTCGTTCTTCGTGCTGTTCGTCGCCCTGTGGTCGCTGGCGACCTACGGCGGGTTCGTGTCGCGGACCTTCCTCGCCGACCCGCTGACCATGCTGGGCGACGGCTGGTACCTCCTGTCGCAGCGCGGTTTCCTGTTCGACATCGGCATCACCATCTGGCGCGTCGTCGGCGGCTTCACCATCGCGGCGGCCCTCGCGGTGCCGATCGGCATCGCCATGGGCACCTACAAGCCGGTGGAGGCGCTGCTCGAGCCTTTCGTCTCCTTCGCCCGCTATCTGCCGGCCTCGGCCTTCGTGCCGCTGCTGATCCTTTGGGCCGGCATCGGCGAGACGCAGAAGCTGCTGGTCATCTTCATCGGCTCGTTCTTCCAGATCACGCTGATGGTCGCCGGCGCCGTCGGCTCGACCCGCCAGGACCTCGTAGAGGCGGCCTATACGCTGGGTGCCAAGGATCGCGGCATCGTGCGGCGGGTGCTGATCCCCGCCAATGCGCCCGACATTGCCGAGATCCTGCGCCTCGTGCTCGGCTGGGCCTGGACCTACGTCATCGTC
It encodes:
- the ccoS gene encoding cbb3-type cytochrome oxidase assembly protein CcoS; translation: MNLLIVLIPVALGLGALGLAAFLWSLNSGQFDDLDGSAERMLEDDQPLP
- a CDS encoding heavy metal translocating P-type ATPase, which codes for MSCCGGGLAAGLAGETNDPARLLQAEELAHAGRVQDDGTVQYVFSVPDVSCGRCISTIEGALSGLEGVVAARVNLTMRRVTVTLDSPDRPALIVPDTLERVGFRATSIDLGDLDVLEQQRESARLLKALAVAGFAAANIMLLSVSVWSGADAATRDLFHLVSALIAVPTIAYSGQVFFRSAFAALRAGRMNMDVPISLGVLLALGMSLAQSLTGGEEAYFDAAVTLLFFLLIGRFLDQRMRERARSAVTSLTRLAAKGATAVEGDTLRYVPLDEVRPGMILRVAAGERVPVDAEILRGTSALDRSLVTGESEPSPAIVGDRIEAGTLNLTGPLDMRALKAARDSFLAEIVRMMEAAEVGRGHYVRIADRMARIYAPAVHVLAGASFFGWLLATGGDWYQALVIAIAVLIITCPCALGLAVPVVHVLGASRLFEAGILMKDGSALERLAEIDRVVLDKTGTLTTGTPLVVRSDIGEGASTAWARALAGHSSHPASRAVRAFLGAGPALPLADIREVAGCGIEARSDDGRLMRLGRADWAAAIAAPGVALPGDGPAFAVEGGACAGFVLAETLRADTKAAIAALADAGLGVELLSGDAAGPVGRLAQGLGIERFASVQTPAMKIDRIRALQQEGHRVLMVGDGLNDAPSLAAGDVSMAPASACDAGRQAADFVFTRDSLLAVPFAHRIALRAKDLVRQNFGLAILYNCFAVPLAVAGYVTPLVAAIAMSTSSIIVIGNSLRLTAGRRERQFVGAPATRQPADASAGAAASAVAAQPLQERAA
- a CDS encoding ABC transporter permease; amino-acid sequence: MIRPFQPVDARTRVLLGFSFFVLFVALWSLATYGGFVSRTFLADPLTMLGDGWYLLSQRGFLFDIGITIWRVVGGFTIAAALAVPIGIAMGTYKPVEALLEPFVSFARYLPASAFVPLLILWAGIGETQKLLVIFIGSFFQITLMVAGAVGSTRQDLVEAAYTLGAKDRGIVRRVLIPANAPDIAEILRLVLGWAWTYVIVAELIGASSGIGYMIINSQALMATGQIIFGIIVIGLIGLVSDFLFKSINRWLFAWRLA
- a CDS encoding FixH family protein, which produces MIGRLFGTTQFTGRHMAAVMVLFFGTIIAVNFTMAFLATSTWSGLVVGNSYVESQRFNTVTATRERQAARGWSIDTRYADGRFAVALADREGRAVGADSVTAAIGRPASAQQDRTLTLLPLREGGFGGDTDLAPGLWEADVIVETAGKERWEKRVRLHVEAHR
- the ccoG gene encoding cytochrome c oxidase accessory protein CcoG, giving the protein MLHQPDIGKIDVEAVNTAARQQSRPLYAPRQKIHPKRADGRFRRLKWIIMALTLGVYYVTPWLRWDRGQYAPDQAVLIDIANRRFYFFFIEIWPQEFFFVAGLLVMAGVGLFLVTSVAGRAWCGYACPQTVWTDLFLVVERFFEGDRNARIRLDKAPWSFDKVRKRVLKHATWLVIAVATGGAWIFYFADAPTLLRDFLSGSAPFVAYATVGILTATTYVLGALMREQVCIYMCPWPRIQAAMLDEDSLVVTYNDWRGEPRTHGAKKAAAAGIPAGDCVDCNACVAVCPTGIDIREGQQLACITCALCIDACDGVMDKLGRERGLISYATLRDYDANMAIATDPLTGAIDPARVREPDGRFRAGLKHFDWRVLLRTRTLVYTALWAAIGIALIVALLSRERLQVTVQHDRNPVAVTLSDGSIRNGYTVKLLNMIAEPRTISLRLEGLPGATMQIPDLAAPAGTEFAVPVEPDRLRTLRVFVAQAPDAVRPGASDFDFVVADPSSAETDSYTAIFESPER
- the ccoP gene encoding cytochrome-c oxidase, cbb3-type subunit III, with protein sequence MADEKEVDAATGVETTGHVWDGIRELDNPMPRWWLWTFYATIAFAAVYTVLYPAWPLVNSATTGLLGWSSRADLRTEISAVDMLNVDRETAIQTTDVSKIAASPELRQYAVAAGRAAFKVNCVQCHGSGAQGGPGYPNLNDDAWIWGGTIEEIHLSIQHGIRYGADEATRYSEMPAFGRDGILDRAQISDVAWYVRQLSGQEADAAGAERGAPLFAENCAACHGESGEGMREMGAPRLNDAIWLYGGSHEEIARQVTLPRHGVMPGWEDRLGEGTVKELAVYVHSLGGGEQPAAQ
- a CDS encoding ABC transporter substrate-binding protein: MGLVSKTGCAVGVILAGLTGAHAQTTSVNLGLSGWTGFAPLTLAKEAGIFEKNGLDVTLSKIPQASRHLAIASGDIQCAATTVETWIAWNANGVATTQIFQMDKSYGADGIVVRGDIESFADLKGKTIAASTPGTSPYFLLAWMLNENGMSLDDVSVVNMEPGPAAQAFVAGQNDAAMTYEPYLSTVRDAPDSGKILATTLDYPAVMDTVGCTPAFLEENPEAAKALAESYFEALEMIESDKDRAYEIMGADVNQTAEQFAASASHLRWQDREANKTFFAGEWREFSDAAADLLLDIGVIREKPQIDGLADPSFIQ
- a CDS encoding cbb3-type cytochrome c oxidase subunit 3 codes for the protein MDYQTMRSFADSWALLAMTLFFVGVVFWVLRPGGRKSADDAANIPFKED
- the ccoN gene encoding cytochrome-c oxidase, cbb3-type subunit I, with translation MRNQVEAILVGVAAFVAMLGAAFARDSEFAAHAWVLFFVLAAATVLLLRRIEFLPAGQAAPRSPDTGYMDEVVRYGVIATMTWGVVGFLVGVVVASQLAWPAFNIEPWFNFGRMRPLHTSAVIFAFGGNALIATSFYVVQRTTRARLWGGNLAWFVFWGYQLFIVLAATGYLLGITQSREYAEPEWYVDLWLTVVWVAYLAVFMGTLIRRKEPHIYVANWFYLSFIVTIAMLHVVNNLSLPVSLLGAKSYSAFSGVQDALTQWWYGHNAVGFFLTAGFLGMMYYFIPKQAERPVYSYRLSIIHFWSLIFLYIWAGPHHLHYTALPDWAQTLGMVFSVMLWMPSWGGMINGLMTLQGAWDKLRTDPILRMMVISVAFYGMSTFEGPMMSIKAVNSLSHYTDWTIGHVHSGALGWNGLITFGAIYYLVPKLWNRQRLYSLRLVNWHFWLATLGIVVYAAVMWVAGIMQGLMWREYDAEGYLVYSFAETIAAMHPYYMLRTFGGLLYLAGALIMAFNIFRTIRGDVREEAPMGRRAPVAAPAE
- a CDS encoding host attachment protein translates to MILANGTIVAVADGKTLKLFHNKGTETQLELAPMAEPSLDAGNAGSGARHQSSSANPDSSRGDEDAFAAASAEHLNQMALKNKLEHLFVIADPRTLGEMRKHYHANLKGKIVGDLAKDLTGHSVEDIAAAIHKA
- the ccoO gene encoding cytochrome-c oxidase, cbb3-type subunit II, whose protein sequence is MASTEKKSLLKHHGTIERNATLLLVGSLLVVSVGGIVEIAPLFYLENTIEKVEGMRPYSPLELAGRNIYIREGCYVCHSQMIRPFRDEVERYGHYSLAAESMYDHPFQWGSKRTGPDLARVGGRYSDEWHVQHLIDPRSVVPESIMPTYAFLSRDLDMADPAGHLAANRGVGVPYTDAMIESARADLEAQANPDADTSGLLERYPKAVVSNFDGNARHLSEMDALVAYLQMLGTLVDFSVYEPEQNDR